The Flexivirga oryzae genome has a segment encoding these proteins:
- a CDS encoding YlxR family protein: MSGRTRGRRNPSVSTTRHAGLRTCVGCRARDERSALLRVVALAGNDAAHDDVAGLVPDERGRLPGRGAWLHPRPDCLDLADQRRAFPRALRITHKVDLTRLRDWIEQR; encoded by the coding sequence ATGAGCGGTCGCACGCGAGGCCGCCGCAATCCATCCGTCTCCACGACCCGGCACGCCGGGTTGCGGACCTGTGTGGGCTGCCGGGCTCGCGACGAACGATCAGCATTGCTGCGGGTGGTCGCACTCGCGGGGAATGACGCGGCGCACGACGATGTTGCGGGGCTCGTCCCCGATGAGCGCGGTCGGCTGCCGGGCCGAGGGGCCTGGCTGCATCCCCGACCGGACTGCCTTGACCTGGCAGACCAGCGGCGAGCCTTTCCGCGCGCGTTGCGGATCACCCACAAGGTGGATCTCACGCGGTTGCGGGACTGGATCGAGCAGCGATGA
- the nusA gene encoding transcription termination factor NusA, whose protein sequence is MDIDMAALRALERERDIPMDVIVPAIEQALLTAYHREDGTYRTARVELDRKTGHVVVWAREEAPVDEEGNRGEPGPEFDDTPTDFGRVAAATARQVIVQRMRDVEDEAILGDFRGREGDVVAGVIQQSSDPHNVHVDFGTVEGLLPSAEQVPGERYVHGERLRSYVVSVKRGPKGPQIMLSRKHPNLVRKLFALEVPEIADGTVEISALAREAGHRSKIAVHAKHQGVNAKGACIGPMGSRVRAVMTELRGEKIDIVDFSDDPAQFIAAALSPSRVESVEIVDDRARSARVIVPDFQLSLAIGKEGQNARLAAKLTGWRIDIRPDTVAPGDSETAD, encoded by the coding sequence ATGGACATCGACATGGCCGCGTTGCGGGCGCTGGAGCGCGAGCGGGACATCCCGATGGACGTGATCGTGCCCGCCATCGAGCAGGCGCTGCTGACGGCATACCACCGGGAGGACGGCACCTACCGCACCGCGCGTGTCGAACTCGACCGCAAGACGGGGCACGTGGTGGTGTGGGCGCGCGAGGAGGCGCCCGTCGACGAGGAGGGCAACCGTGGCGAGCCGGGTCCCGAGTTCGACGACACGCCCACCGATTTCGGCCGGGTCGCGGCGGCGACCGCACGGCAGGTCATCGTGCAGCGCATGCGCGACGTCGAGGACGAGGCGATCCTGGGCGACTTCCGGGGCCGCGAGGGAGACGTCGTCGCCGGGGTCATCCAACAATCCAGCGACCCGCACAACGTGCACGTCGACTTCGGCACCGTGGAGGGACTGCTGCCGTCGGCCGAACAGGTGCCGGGGGAGCGTTACGTGCACGGCGAGCGGCTGCGTTCGTATGTCGTGAGCGTGAAGCGCGGCCCCAAGGGCCCGCAGATCATGCTGTCGCGCAAGCACCCCAACCTGGTCCGCAAGCTGTTCGCCCTGGAGGTCCCCGAGATCGCCGACGGCACCGTGGAGATCTCCGCGCTGGCCCGTGAGGCGGGTCATCGCAGCAAGATCGCGGTGCACGCCAAGCACCAGGGTGTCAACGCCAAGGGCGCCTGCATCGGCCCGATGGGCTCGCGCGTGCGTGCGGTCATGACCGAGTTGCGCGGCGAGAAGATCGACATCGTGGACTTCTCCGACGACCCGGCGCAGTTCATCGCCGCGGCGTTGTCGCCCTCCCGGGTCGAATCGGTGGAGATCGTCGACGACCGCGCGCGGTCCGCGCGCGTCATCGTGCCCGACTTCCAGTTGAGCCTGGCGATCGGCAAGGAGGGGCAGAACGCCCGGCTCGCGGCGAAGCTGACCGGGTGGCGCATCGACATCCGCCCGGACACCGTCGCACCCGGCGATTCCGAGACGGCCGACTGA
- the rimP gene encoding ribosome maturation factor RimP: MTANQSARTERIAADLAEVLAPLDLVLEDLTVMPAGKRRLVRVLVDRVLPDGGEPTDVIPPLDLDQVADITRVISDRLDETDAMGEQPYVLEVSSPGTDRPLTLPRHFRRNVGRLVEVTAPEQAPVTGRITRADETGFTITVTGAKGATTEQSYLYDEGLRGAVQVEFNRSSDSEGDDH; the protein is encoded by the coding sequence ATGACCGCGAACCAGTCCGCCCGCACCGAGCGCATCGCCGCGGACCTCGCCGAGGTGCTCGCCCCGCTGGATCTCGTTCTGGAGGACCTCACCGTGATGCCGGCGGGCAAGCGTCGCCTGGTGCGGGTGCTCGTCGACCGCGTGCTGCCGGACGGCGGCGAGCCGACGGACGTCATACCCCCACTCGATCTCGACCAGGTCGCGGACATCACCCGCGTGATCAGTGACCGGCTCGACGAGACGGATGCCATGGGGGAGCAGCCCTACGTGCTGGAGGTGAGTTCACCCGGCACCGACCGCCCGCTGACCCTGCCCCGCCACTTCCGGCGCAATGTCGGGCGGCTGGTCGAGGTGACCGCGCCCGAGCAGGCACCGGTCACCGGTCGCATCACCCGCGCCGACGAGACGGGCTTCACGATCACCGTCACCGGCGCGAAGGGCGCCACGACCGAGCAGTCCTATCTGTATGACGAGGGCCTGCGCGGCGCCGTGCAGGTCGAGTTCAACCGCAGCAGCGATTCAGAAGGAGACGACCACTGA